In Leptospira sp. WS58.C1, a single genomic region encodes these proteins:
- a CDS encoding energy transducer TonB gives MNQVVSPPPSSKKKSGLRRFVDRYRMETFLGSSAVLQIAALLFWYTPPTTYDHLDKLIDEVAFVENLVIQDPNVGEAPDDGEFEVTDTIKKKEDSRIAGAQDALLLGATEPIDLTPNLTPKYPDEARSAGITGRVTLEVIIADTGEVLRVKPVGKSLGYGLEDAAVEAFYKKRYSPSKADGKSITVKVYIPVNFSLY, from the coding sequence ATGAACCAAGTTGTTTCTCCTCCTCCTTCTTCCAAAAAAAAGTCCGGTCTCCGCAGATTTGTGGACCGTTACAGAATGGAAACCTTCTTAGGTTCTTCCGCTGTTCTACAAATCGCAGCACTTCTTTTCTGGTACACTCCTCCTACTACGTATGATCACCTGGATAAGCTGATCGACGAAGTCGCTTTCGTGGAGAATCTTGTGATCCAGGATCCGAATGTGGGAGAAGCTCCAGATGATGGAGAATTCGAAGTTACAGATACTATCAAGAAAAAAGAGGATTCTCGGATCGCAGGAGCTCAGGATGCACTCTTACTAGGCGCTACGGAGCCGATAGATCTTACTCCGAATCTTACTCCTAAATATCCGGATGAAGCTCGATCTGCTGGTATTACCGGAAGAGTCACTCTTGAAGTAATTATTGCAGATACCGGAGAGGTTCTAAGAGTTAAACCCGTCGGAAAATCCTTAGGTTACGGATTAGAAGATGCAGCAGTTGAGGCTTTTTATAAGAAAAGATATTCCCCTTCCAAAGCGGACGGAAAATCGATTACAGTAAAAGTTTATATTCCGGTAAATTTCTCTCTCTATTAA
- a CDS encoding LA_3150 family lipoprotein, protein MKSKLKFILPLLGLLAISCSSETKDDSALLGALVGTPDDGNQSIVVVEVAGNFTDYTGECYDHFTVLGTSNSTISPTNYYLYVMFGHSLDTELRKSALSTSTCGSLGFLGSGIPTNASPVNFRYYTCDPNLGQAGGDCGNKIKAAVGFPNN, encoded by the coding sequence ATGAAATCTAAACTTAAATTCATACTTCCACTTTTGGGATTATTGGCGATTTCTTGCTCTTCAGAGACAAAGGATGATTCGGCTTTATTAGGAGCCTTAGTTGGAACTCCCGACGATGGGAACCAATCCATAGTAGTAGTGGAGGTCGCGGGAAATTTCACGGACTATACCGGAGAATGTTACGATCATTTTACCGTATTAGGAACTTCCAATTCCACAATCTCTCCCACAAATTATTATCTTTACGTAATGTTCGGACATTCTCTGGATACGGAACTTAGAAAATCCGCTCTTTCCACTTCTACTTGCGGTAGTTTAGGCTTCTTGGGCTCAGGGATCCCTACAAATGCGAGTCCTGTGAATTTTAGGTATTATACCTGTGATCCAAACCTGGGGCAAGCCGGGGGAGATTGTGGTAATAAGATCAAAGCGGCGGTAGGATTTCCTAACAACTAA